The Streptomyces sp. CC0208 genome window below encodes:
- a CDS encoding acyltransferase, with protein MTETHRTRDGVRAGIRRSADGIRRAADRTDAATPPGRDRAVDALRALAILGVVLGHWLVTALVADGGTLHTASPLQHMPWLAPISWAFQTLAVFFLVGGHVATRGYSSARARGTTYRQWLTSRLSRLYKPVAAVLALWTVAATALLLTGAPFETVRTLVKLALSPMWFLLVFGALTAATPLLLRLHPLWPLAVVLHVDLVRFGLGGPDWLGWVNLAAGWLVPYTLGAAWTRGELEGRRVAWVLLGGGAVATAVLVGWAGYPASMVGVPGAQVSNLNPPTLAAVTFGLAQCGLALLLRDRLRRGMRRPAAWAAVALVNLSAMTIFLWHQTALMATTATGLALGRLPGLHTVPDGLDWVAARLAWLPVFVLVLAVCRSAFRSLEQGPRRAGGRTSRVVRVHRRTDPAAAKEARRA; from the coding sequence GTGACTGAGACCCACCGCACCCGGGACGGCGTACGCGCCGGGATACGCCGGAGCGCGGACGGCATACGCCGGGCCGCCGACCGGACCGACGCGGCGACACCTCCCGGGCGGGACCGTGCCGTCGACGCTCTGCGCGCCCTCGCGATCCTCGGTGTCGTCCTCGGCCACTGGCTGGTGACCGCCCTGGTCGCCGACGGAGGCACCCTGCACACCGCGAGCCCGCTGCAGCACATGCCGTGGCTGGCCCCGATCTCCTGGGCCTTCCAGACCCTGGCCGTGTTCTTCCTGGTCGGCGGTCATGTGGCGACCCGCGGCTACAGCTCGGCACGCGCCCGCGGGACGACGTACCGACAGTGGCTGACGAGCCGTCTGTCGCGGTTGTACAAGCCGGTGGCGGCCGTCCTCGCCCTGTGGACGGTGGCCGCGACGGCCCTGCTGCTCACGGGCGCCCCGTTCGAGACGGTCCGCACCCTGGTGAAACTCGCTCTGTCCCCGATGTGGTTCCTCCTGGTCTTCGGCGCCCTGACGGCCGCGACCCCGCTGCTGCTGCGCCTCCACCCGTTGTGGCCGCTGGCCGTCGTCCTGCACGTCGACCTCGTGCGCTTCGGGCTGGGCGGCCCTGACTGGCTGGGCTGGGTGAACCTGGCGGCCGGTTGGCTGGTCCCGTACACCCTGGGCGCGGCCTGGACCCGGGGTGAGCTGGAGGGGCGGCGGGTGGCATGGGTTTTGCTCGGGGGCGGTGCGGTGGCGACCGCGGTGCTCGTCGGGTGGGCGGGGTATCCGGCCTCGATGGTCGGGGTGCCGGGCGCTCAGGTGTCCAACCTGAACCCGCCGACGCTGGCCGCCGTCACCTTCGGTCTGGCCCAGTGCGGCCTGGCCCTGCTGCTGCGCGACCGCTTGCGCCGCGGTATGCGGCGCCCCGCGGCCTGGGCGGCGGTGGCGCTGGTCAACCTCTCCGCGATGACGATCTTCCTGTGGCACCAGACGGCACTGATGGCCACCACCGCCACCGGCCTCGCGCTCGGCAGGCTCCCCGGTCTGCACACCGTGCCCGACGGGCTGGACTGGGTGGCGGCCAGACTGGCCTGGCTCCCGGTGTTCGTCCTCGTCCTGGCGGTCTGCCGGTCGGCCTTCCGGTCCCTCGAACAGGGGCCGCGCCGTGCCGGGGGCCGCACGTCACGCGTGGTCCGGGTCCACCGCCGTACCGATCCCGCGGCAGCGAAGGAGGCGCGTCGTGCCTAG